A portion of the Paenibacillus hamazuiensis genome contains these proteins:
- a CDS encoding type II toxin-antitoxin system PemK/MazF family toxin — protein sequence MVERYVPDRGDLVWLQFNLQLGYEQAGKRPALVLTPSSYNAKVA from the coding sequence ATGGTAGAGCGATACGTTCCAGATCGAGGTGACTTGGTGTGGTTACAGTTCAATCTGCAACTAGGCTACGAGCAAGCCGGTAAACGACCTGCCTTAGTTTTAACACCGTCATCATACAATGCCAAGGTGGCTTAA
- a CDS encoding type II toxin-antitoxin system PemK/MazF family toxin → MIIPRDLPIEGVILSDQIKSLDWQSRRAAFICRVPEQTLNEVLSKIELLIR, encoded by the coding sequence GTGATCATTCCACGGGATTTGCCGATTGAAGGGGTCATTCTTTCCGACCAGATTAAAAGTCTCGATTGGCAATCCCGTCGAGCAGCATTTATATGTAGAGTGCCTGAGCAGACTCTAAACGAGGTTCTCTCAAAAATTGAATTATTGATTCGTTAG
- a CDS encoding AbrB/MazE/SpoVT family DNA-binding domain-containing protein, producing the protein MLQVQKWGNSLGIRIPKSIALKVGLEEGTEIDLDVEDGHLVIKPKSKSLDELLAQVTPDNLHKEAPTGGPQGRESW; encoded by the coding sequence ATGCTGCAGGTTCAAAAATGGGGCAACTCACTCGGCATACGGATCCCGAAATCCATCGCCTTGAAGGTTGGTCTTGAAGAAGGGACCGAGATCGATCTGGATGTTGAAGATGGTCATCTTGTCATCAAGCCCAAGTCGAAATCGTTAGATGAGCTCTTAGCGCAAGTTACGCCAGATAATCTCCACAAGGAGGCTCCTACAGGCGGGCCGCAAGGACGAGAGTCATGGTAG